The following proteins are encoded in a genomic region of Hydrogenimonas thermophila:
- a CDS encoding cupin domain-containing protein, with the protein MKYKHFSIQNLFSKSVPNSGELFETLLKNNEVTIEVIVSSNSPEPTQYNQPHDEAVLLITGKANLLINEKEVVMNPGDFLHIPANTPHKVLKTEKGTRWLAIHTKGALC; encoded by the coding sequence ATGAAATACAAACATTTTTCTATTCAAAATCTCTTTTCTAAATCTGTTCCAAATAGCGGTGAACTATTTGAAACTCTTCTAAAAAATAATGAAGTAACTATTGAGGTTATTGTTAGCAGTAATTCACCTGAACCTACTCAATACAACCAACCCCATGATGAAGCAGTTCTATTAATTACAGGCAAAGCAAATCTTTTAATTAATGAAAAAGAGGTCGTAATGAATCCAGGTGATTTTCTTCATATACCAGCAAACACTCCACATAAAGTTTTAAAGACAGAAAAAGGAACAAGATGGCTAGCAATTCATACTAAAGGAGCATTATGCTAA
- a CDS encoding EscU/YscU/HrcU family type III secretion system export apparatus switch protein → MLTPKAAALKYNSLNDNAPKVIASGKGDLALKIIEKAKAFDIPLFQNEILAEALTKQEIDTEIDPQLFKAVAEVFVWLMKAEESIELSSN, encoded by the coding sequence ATGCTAACCCCTAAAGCAGCTGCATTAAAATATAACTCATTAAATGACAATGCACCAAAAGTTATTGCCTCAGGTAAAGGAGACCTTGCTCTAAAAATTATTGAAAAAGCAAAAGCATTTGATATACCTCTTTTTCAAAATGAGATTCTTGCTGAAGCACTAACAAAACAAGAGATTGACACAGAAATAGATCCTCAACTTTTTAAAGCAGTAGCAGAAGTTTTTGTATGGCTAATGAAAGCAGAAGAGAGTATAGAACTATCTTCAAATTAA
- a CDS encoding riboflavin synthase, whose product MFTGLIREMAEVISFDNKFLSLKAKYRPNIGDSIAVNGVCLTVVKVGEGNFTVEVADETRSVVALENFSGQVHIEPAMQMGDRFEGHIVQGHVDTIGTITKIEKRTNGTDFYITIPTKFLEYVIPKGSITIDGVSLTVNDVDDNGFRLTIIPHTMKETRFGSYSIGTRVNIETDLFARYVANILDRREQIRKKGWENIEHIQSLY is encoded by the coding sequence ATGTTTACCGGACTTATTCGAGAGATGGCTGAAGTTATAAGCTTTGATAACAAGTTCCTCTCTCTAAAAGCAAAATACCGTCCTAATATTGGTGACTCCATAGCAGTAAATGGTGTCTGCCTTACAGTTGTCAAAGTTGGTGAAGGCAACTTTACAGTAGAGGTAGCTGATGAAACAAGAAGTGTAGTGGCATTGGAAAACTTCAGTGGTCAAGTACATATTGAACCAGCTATGCAGATGGGTGATAGATTTGAAGGGCATATTGTTCAAGGACATGTAGATACAATAGGTACAATTACCAAAATTGAAAAACGTACCAATGGAACAGATTTTTATATTACTATTCCAACTAAATTTTTAGAGTATGTTATTCCCAAAGGCTCTATTACGATAGATGGAGTAAGTTTAACTGTCAATGATGTAGATGATAATGGATTTCGTCTGACCATAATTCCACATACAATGAAAGAGACTAGATTTGGCAGTTACAGCATAGGTACAAGAGTTAATATAGAGACTGATCTATTTGCAAGATATGTTGCAAACATTCTAGATCGCAGAGAGCAGATTAGAAAAAAAGGGTGGGAAAATATAGAACATATTCAATCACTCTATTAA